The following are encoded together in the Azospirillum brasilense genome:
- a CDS encoding ABC transporter permease: protein MTSLALTRESIARVRPGPAVAAVLIALFLLLFLVVPVVQVIFVAFQDKTTGSFTLINFADFFRNDLFMRSFWNSFYVSAMSVVVASALALPLAYLTTRFEFRGAVLIQSLGIIPLIMPPFIGAVAMQLLFGRNGTVNLLLRDHFGISIPFMEGLNGVIFVQSIHYFPFILINLSASLKNIDRAMEESAQNLGCHGFRLFRRIVFPLAMPGYVAGASLVFIKVFDDLGTPLLLNVNDMLAPQAYLRISSIGIADPMGYVISVVLIVCSLLALWVSALAMKGKDYATVQRGGGGLARRRMKPLELVAAYAVVLLILVLVLAPHIGLTLLSFATIWSFSPFPDAFTMKHYGTVFLESGQYITNTLLYASLAALLDVVIGTAIAYLVLRSKLPGRQWLDYIAMAALAVPGVVLGIGYLRSFYDVPMPFTGQPLSGFWLILVFALAIRRLPYALRACTAALQQVSNSLEEAAENLGATKLRTISRVVVPLMSGGILAGFVTSFATAAVELSATIMLVHSQSDAPLAYGLYVYMQSAAGRGPGAALGVFAVVIVGLGTYLSHVIIERGRRERGQDH, encoded by the coding sequence ATGACGTCTCTTGCGCTCACGCGCGAAAGCATCGCGCGCGTGCGGCCGGGGCCGGCGGTGGCGGCTGTGCTGATCGCGCTGTTCCTGCTGCTGTTCCTCGTCGTGCCGGTCGTCCAGGTCATCTTCGTCGCCTTCCAGGACAAGACGACCGGGTCCTTCACCCTGATCAACTTCGCCGACTTCTTCCGCAACGACCTGTTCATGCGGTCGTTCTGGAACTCCTTCTACGTCTCCGCCATGTCGGTGGTGGTGGCGAGCGCGCTGGCCCTGCCGCTGGCCTATCTGACGACGCGCTTCGAGTTCCGCGGCGCCGTGCTGATCCAGAGCCTGGGCATCATCCCGCTGATCATGCCGCCCTTCATCGGCGCCGTGGCGATGCAGCTGCTGTTCGGGCGCAACGGCACGGTCAACCTGCTGCTGCGCGACCATTTCGGCATCTCCATTCCCTTCATGGAGGGGCTGAACGGCGTCATCTTCGTGCAGAGCATCCACTATTTCCCGTTCATCCTCATCAACCTGTCGGCCAGCCTGAAGAACATCGACCGGGCGATGGAGGAATCGGCGCAGAACCTGGGTTGCCACGGCTTCCGGCTGTTCCGCCGCATCGTCTTCCCGCTGGCCATGCCGGGCTACGTCGCCGGCGCGTCGCTGGTCTTCATCAAGGTGTTCGACGACCTCGGCACGCCGCTGCTGCTCAACGTCAACGACATGCTGGCGCCGCAGGCCTACCTGCGCATCTCCTCCATCGGCATCGCCGACCCGATGGGCTACGTGATCTCGGTGGTGCTGATCGTCTGCTCGCTGCTCGCCCTCTGGGTGTCGGCGCTGGCGATGAAGGGCAAGGACTACGCGACCGTCCAGCGCGGTGGCGGCGGTCTGGCGCGGCGGCGCATGAAGCCGCTGGAGCTGGTGGCGGCCTACGCGGTCGTTCTGCTGATCCTGGTGCTGGTGCTGGCGCCGCACATCGGCCTGACGCTGCTGTCCTTCGCGACGATCTGGTCCTTCAGCCCGTTCCCCGACGCCTTCACGATGAAGCATTACGGGACGGTCTTCCTGGAGAGCGGCCAGTACATCACCAACACGCTGCTCTACGCCTCGCTGGCGGCACTGCTCGACGTGGTGATCGGCACGGCCATCGCCTATCTGGTGCTGCGCAGCAAGCTGCCGGGCCGGCAATGGCTGGATTACATCGCCATGGCGGCGCTGGCGGTGCCGGGCGTGGTGCTGGGCATCGGCTATCTGCGCAGCTTCTACGACGTGCCCATGCCCTTCACCGGGCAGCCGCTGTCCGGCTTCTGGCTGATCCTGGTCTTCGCGCTGGCGATCCGGCGCCTGCCCTACGCGCTGCGCGCCTGCACCGCGGCCCTGCAGCAGGTCAGCAACTCGCTGGAGGAGGCGGCCGAGAATCTGGGCGCCACCAAACTGCGCACCATCAGCCGGGTGGTCGTGCCGCTGATGTCCGGCGGCATCCTGGCCGGCTTCGTCACCAGCTTCGCCACCGCGGCGGTCGAGCTGTCGGCGACCATCATGCTGGTCCATTCGCAGAGCGACGCGCCGCTGGCCTACGGCCTCTACGTCTATATGCAGTCGGCGGCCGGGCGCGGTCCCGGGGCGGCGCTGGGCGTCTTCGCCGTCGTCATCGTCGGGCTGGGCACCTACCTGTCGCACGTCATCATCGAGCGGGGCCGGCGCGAACGCGGCCAGGACCATTGA
- a CDS encoding sigma-54-dependent transcriptional regulator, with protein MTVLLIDDDHEVLDASRQTLELEGFAVEATTRPEDALDRLGPSWPGVVVTDVRMPGMDGFALLERVRDADPEVPVVLVTGHGDIAMAMRAVRGGAYDFIEKPAEPGHLVEVVRRALEHRRLVLENRSLRAQLAGGGSLEARIIGRSAAIERLRAAVAGLADAEVDVLLFGETGTGKELIARSLHDAGRRRAGNFVALNCGALPDTIIESELFGHEPGAFTGAQGRRIGKLEHADGGTLFLDEIESMPMHLQVKLLRVLQERVIERVGGNRPIPLDLRVVAATKVDLLRLAGEGKFREDLYYRLNVVTVPLPPLRERREDVPLLLRHFLDAAAARSRRPAPPVDAAALARLAAHGWPGNVRELRNVAERMALGLGDGLAGGPVTGAGGGGIEPLAEQMDRIEKQLVEDALARCGGRVGETADKLGITRKTLYLKMRHHGLQRGDFAEE; from the coding sequence ATGACCGTTCTGCTGATTGACGACGACCACGAGGTGCTGGACGCCAGCCGCCAGACGCTGGAGCTGGAAGGCTTCGCGGTGGAGGCGACGACCCGGCCCGAAGACGCGCTGGACCGGCTCGGCCCGTCCTGGCCGGGCGTGGTGGTGACCGACGTGCGCATGCCCGGGATGGACGGCTTCGCCCTGCTGGAACGGGTGCGGGACGCCGATCCGGAGGTGCCGGTGGTGCTGGTGACGGGACACGGCGACATCGCCATGGCGATGCGGGCGGTGCGCGGCGGCGCCTACGACTTCATCGAGAAGCCGGCCGAGCCCGGCCATCTGGTGGAGGTGGTGCGCCGCGCGCTGGAGCACCGGCGGCTGGTGCTGGAGAACCGCAGCCTGCGGGCGCAGCTCGCCGGCGGCGGCTCGCTGGAGGCCCGCATCATCGGCCGCTCCGCCGCCATCGAGCGGCTGCGCGCCGCCGTGGCCGGGCTGGCCGACGCCGAGGTGGACGTCCTGCTGTTCGGCGAGACCGGAACCGGCAAGGAGCTGATCGCCCGCAGCCTGCACGACGCCGGGCGGCGGCGGGCCGGCAACTTCGTCGCCCTGAACTGCGGCGCCCTGCCCGACACCATCATCGAGAGCGAGCTGTTCGGCCACGAGCCCGGCGCCTTCACCGGCGCCCAGGGACGGCGCATCGGCAAGCTGGAGCATGCCGACGGCGGCACGCTGTTCCTCGACGAGATCGAAAGCATGCCGATGCATCTCCAGGTCAAGCTGCTGCGCGTGCTGCAGGAGCGGGTGATCGAGCGGGTCGGTGGCAACCGGCCGATCCCGTTGGACCTGCGCGTGGTCGCCGCAACCAAGGTCGATCTGCTGCGGCTGGCCGGGGAGGGCAAGTTCCGCGAGGATCTCTACTACCGCCTGAACGTGGTCACCGTTCCGCTGCCGCCCCTGCGCGAGCGGCGGGAGGACGTGCCGCTGTTGCTGCGCCACTTCCTCGACGCCGCCGCGGCCCGCTCCCGCCGTCCGGCGCCGCCGGTGGACGCGGCGGCGCTGGCCCGCCTGGCCGCCCACGGCTGGCCGGGCAACGTCCGCGAACTGCGCAACGTCGCCGAGCGCATGGCCCTGGGCCTGGGTGACGGTCTGGCGGGCGGACCGGTCACCGGGGCAGGCGGCGGCGGGATCGAACCCCTGGCCGAGCAGATGGACCGCATCGAGAAGCAGCTCGTCGAGGATGCGCTCGCCCGCTGCGGCGGGCGGGTCGGCGAGACGGCGGACAAGCTGGGCATCACCCGCAAAACGCTGTACCTGAAGATGCGCCACCACGGCCTCCAGCGCGGCGACTTTGCCGAAGAGTGA
- a CDS encoding bifunctional aspartate transaminase/aspartate 4-decarboxylase: MDSIDYSRYAKLSPFELKDELIKLASGRENRLMLNAGRGNPNFLATLPRRAFFRLGLFAVAEAELSFSFMPNGVGGLPRIEGIEGRFERYVSEHRDREGVVFLGRALSYVRDQLGLSGSGFLHEMVEGVLGANYPVPPRMLAISEDVVRHYLVKEMVGGFLPPGSVDLFAVEGGTAAMTYIFNSMKQNGLVERGDKVAIGLPVFTPYIEIPELDEYGLTEVAINADSAKGWQYPDAELDKLKDPAVKVFFCVNPSNPPSVKMDDRSLDRIAAIVEGERKDLIILTDDVYGTFADDFRSLFAVCPGNTMLVYSFSKYFGATGWRLGVIATHKQNICDQRIAGLPEERKAALDRRYGSLVPDVRGLRFIDRLVADSRTVALNHTAGLSTPQQVQMVLFSLFALMDEQDGYKAELKKVIRRREAALYRELGLPTQSNPNAVDYYTLLDLEDIALKLYGPDYAAWVKANFVPNDLLFRIAAETGIVLLPGKGFGTLQPAARVSLANLNEYEYAAIGRSLRGMADQSYEEFKRQRQGGNAPDGGTKPN, encoded by the coding sequence ATGGACTCGATCGATTACAGCCGATACGCGAAGCTCAGTCCCTTCGAACTGAAGGACGAACTGATCAAGCTCGCCTCCGGCCGCGAGAACCGGCTGATGCTGAACGCGGGGCGCGGCAACCCGAACTTCCTGGCGACCCTGCCGCGCCGCGCCTTCTTCCGGCTGGGCTTGTTCGCCGTGGCCGAGGCCGAGTTGTCCTTCTCCTTCATGCCGAACGGCGTCGGCGGCCTGCCGCGGATCGAGGGCATCGAGGGTCGGTTCGAACGCTACGTCTCGGAGCACCGCGACCGGGAGGGGGTGGTTTTTCTCGGCCGCGCGCTGAGCTACGTGCGCGACCAGCTCGGCCTGTCGGGCTCCGGCTTCCTGCACGAGATGGTGGAGGGGGTGCTGGGGGCGAACTACCCGGTGCCGCCGCGCATGCTGGCGATCAGCGAGGACGTCGTTCGGCATTATCTGGTGAAGGAGATGGTCGGCGGCTTCCTACCACCCGGCAGCGTCGATCTGTTTGCGGTCGAGGGCGGCACCGCGGCGATGACCTACATCTTCAATTCGATGAAGCAGAACGGTCTGGTCGAGCGGGGCGACAAGGTCGCCATCGGCCTGCCGGTCTTCACCCCCTACATCGAGATCCCGGAGCTTGACGAGTACGGGCTGACGGAGGTCGCCATCAACGCCGACTCGGCCAAGGGCTGGCAGTATCCGGACGCCGAGCTGGACAAGCTGAAGGACCCGGCGGTCAAGGTGTTCTTCTGCGTCAACCCCAGCAACCCGCCCTCGGTCAAGATGGACGACCGCAGCCTCGATCGCATCGCCGCCATCGTGGAGGGCGAGCGGAAGGACCTGATCATCCTGACCGACGACGTGTATGGGACCTTCGCCGACGATTTCCGGTCGCTGTTCGCCGTCTGCCCGGGCAACACCATGCTGGTCTATTCCTTCTCGAAGTATTTCGGGGCGACAGGGTGGCGGCTGGGCGTCATCGCCACCCACAAGCAGAATATCTGCGACCAGCGGATCGCCGGCCTGCCGGAGGAGCGCAAGGCGGCGCTCGACCGCCGCTACGGCTCTCTGGTCCCGGACGTTCGCGGCCTGCGCTTCATCGACCGGCTGGTCGCCGACAGCCGCACCGTGGCGCTGAATCACACCGCCGGGCTGTCCACGCCGCAGCAGGTGCAGATGGTGCTGTTCTCGCTGTTCGCCCTGATGGACGAGCAGGACGGCTACAAGGCGGAGCTGAAAAAGGTCATCCGCCGGCGCGAGGCCGCCCTGTACCGAGAGCTGGGTTTGCCGACGCAGTCCAACCCGAACGCGGTGGACTACTACACGCTCCTCGATCTGGAGGACATCGCGCTGAAGCTCTACGGCCCGGACTACGCGGCCTGGGTGAAGGCCAACTTCGTTCCGAACGATCTGCTGTTCCGCATCGCCGCGGAGACCGGCATCGTCCTGCTGCCCGGCAAGGGCTTCGGCACCCTGCAACCGGCCGCCCGCGTCTCGCTGGCCAATCTGAACGAGTACGAGTACGCGGCGATCGGGCGCTCGCTGCGCGGAATGGCCGACCAGTCCTACGAGGAGTTCAAGAGGCAACGGCAGGGCGGTAACGCGCCGGACGGCGGGACAAAGCCCAACTGA
- a CDS encoding ABC transporter substrate-binding protein: protein MSRTLHGVAAALAVLLASSTAAFAQDPSGKLVVVTSFPKDLTSAFQQAFQKAYPKVTLEVLNRNTNAGVKYLQETASNNGTDLFWASAPDAFEVLKGANLLQAYKPKVEGIPEKVGAYPINDPEGMYAGFAASGYGIMWNSRYMKANELPAPKEWSDLAKPVYYDHVAISAPSRSGTTHLTIETILQGEGWEKGWRTNKEIAGNYRTITERSFGVPDGVNSGSFGIGIVIDFFALSSQASGFPVEFVYPTVTTIVPANIGIVKNAPNKAAAETFVDFILSPQGQEVLLQPAIRRLPVNPATYAKAPADYPNPFKDTSLGSQVNFDVEVSQARYNVVDALFDQLITFQLDGLKAATRAIHQADAALAKKPNDKAKALLAEARDLVAAMPVTAQEAADPQLAGAFTVERKTATDAVPERQAQVEQKWAAFAKDNYAAARKKAEEALALAR from the coding sequence ATGTCTCGCACGCTGCACGGCGTCGCGGCCGCCCTGGCCGTCCTGCTCGCTTCCAGCACCGCCGCCTTCGCCCAGGACCCGTCGGGCAAGCTGGTCGTCGTCACCTCCTTCCCGAAGGACCTGACCAGCGCGTTCCAGCAGGCCTTCCAGAAGGCCTATCCGAAGGTCACGCTGGAGGTCCTGAACCGCAACACCAACGCGGGCGTGAAGTATCTTCAGGAGACGGCGTCGAACAACGGCACCGACCTGTTCTGGGCCTCCGCCCCCGACGCCTTCGAGGTTCTGAAGGGCGCCAACCTGCTGCAGGCCTACAAGCCGAAGGTCGAGGGCATCCCGGAGAAGGTCGGCGCCTACCCGATCAACGACCCGGAAGGCATGTACGCCGGCTTCGCCGCCTCGGGCTACGGCATCATGTGGAACAGCCGCTACATGAAGGCCAACGAGCTGCCGGCCCCCAAGGAGTGGTCGGACCTCGCCAAGCCGGTCTATTACGACCATGTCGCCATCTCCGCCCCGTCGCGCTCCGGCACCACGCACCTGACCATCGAGACCATCCTCCAGGGCGAGGGCTGGGAGAAGGGCTGGCGGACCAACAAGGAGATCGCCGGCAACTACCGCACCATCACCGAGCGCAGCTTCGGCGTGCCGGACGGCGTGAACTCCGGCAGCTTCGGCATCGGCATCGTGATCGACTTCTTCGCGCTGTCGTCCCAGGCCTCGGGCTTCCCGGTGGAGTTCGTCTATCCGACGGTCACCACCATCGTGCCGGCCAACATCGGCATCGTGAAGAACGCCCCCAACAAGGCCGCCGCCGAGACCTTCGTCGACTTCATCCTGTCGCCGCAGGGCCAGGAGGTGCTGCTGCAGCCGGCCATCCGCCGCCTGCCGGTCAACCCGGCCACCTACGCCAAGGCGCCGGCCGACTACCCGAACCCGTTCAAGGACACCTCGCTCGGCTCGCAGGTGAACTTCGACGTCGAGGTGTCGCAGGCCCGCTACAACGTGGTGGACGCGCTGTTCGACCAGCTCATCACCTTCCAGCTCGACGGTCTGAAGGCGGCGACCCGCGCCATCCATCAGGCCGACGCCGCGCTGGCCAAGAAGCCCAACGACAAGGCCAAGGCGCTGCTGGCCGAGGCGCGCGACCTCGTCGCCGCCATGCCGGTGACCGCCCAGGAGGCCGCCGACCCGCAGCTCGCCGGCGCCTTCACGGTGGAGCGCAAGACCGCCACCGACGCCGTGCCGGAGCGTCAGGCCCAGGTCGAGCAGAAGTGGGCCGCCTTCGCCAAGGACAACTACGCCGCCGCCCGCAAGAAGGCCGAAGAGGCCCTGGCGCTGGCCCGCTGA
- a CDS encoding ATP-binding protein: MSAEAVAGQAPGPVRFGIRARLLLAFVAVAALSVVACGLGWLSYDRLGGTLDEFAESHLPALGLAARLAEEGGSIIATAPILANARTEQELGAIRDALGRRLAALRLLAAEGERGVPGLRPMVDALGHNLADIDATVRHRLALARRNQESIERLRWLHADFLDEIEPLVADARFNIQSALGSVETGTRSAGAVRVLREESRRSEAVLQIGANGNLAVGLIARAATLATTEALDDNAGFLEETADRLQHDLATLKDWADGVSLGQVVARLLELARGEGSIPELRRAELAAADQGQGLLTENRKLVARLNGLIAQQVQSVETTSRAAAARSAQAIAEGRSALLASALVSLLVAVLVAWLYVNRSIISRLTRLGSAAHEIAAGNLQADIPLGGNDELSQMAAALLVFRDTAIAVEEANAQAIIDNAQAGLATTDADGVIEFVNPLAAALIAAPEGGADGRLADRLEPAGARRVEDFFREARAAPEEAAPSLSILTAGQRPNGRPVPVQVGIRPFRRRQQQRFIVTLTDMTERVEAQQLLERTVAERTADLRTTNARLERSIAEHQRAERDLRDTQAELVQAGKLAALGQLAAGVGHELNQPLSAIRSYAHNGRKLIALGRVAEAEGNLGKIADLTARMANITNHLKRFARRPDTRLGAVELAPVVQGALSLFGDRLREESVELAVELPEDSAPLRVRAEEVRLEQVLVNLLSNALDAVAHAPRRRVAIAAEAADDTVRITVRDSGPGIPDAVAGQVFDPFFTTKPVGAGLGLGLSISYNIVRDFGGALSVAESGPGGTAFLLTLTRA, encoded by the coding sequence ATGAGCGCGGAAGCCGTCGCCGGGCAGGCTCCCGGTCCCGTGCGGTTCGGCATCCGGGCACGGCTGCTGCTGGCCTTCGTCGCGGTCGCGGCGCTGTCGGTGGTCGCCTGCGGGCTGGGCTGGCTGTCCTACGACCGGCTGGGCGGCACACTGGACGAGTTCGCGGAGAGCCATTTGCCCGCTTTGGGCCTTGCCGCGCGCTTGGCGGAGGAGGGCGGCAGCATCATCGCCACCGCGCCGATCCTCGCCAACGCCCGGACGGAGCAGGAGCTGGGCGCCATCCGCGACGCGCTGGGCCGCCGGCTCGCCGCGCTGCGCCTGCTCGCGGCGGAGGGGGAGCGCGGCGTCCCGGGATTGCGCCCGATGGTGGACGCGCTCGGCCACAACCTGGCCGACATCGACGCGACCGTGCGGCACCGGCTGGCGCTGGCCCGCCGCAACCAGGAAAGCATCGAGCGGTTGCGCTGGCTGCATGCCGACTTCCTCGATGAGATCGAGCCGCTGGTCGCCGACGCCCGTTTCAACATCCAGAGCGCGCTGGGCTCCGTGGAAACCGGCACCCGCTCCGCCGGGGCGGTCCGCGTGCTGCGCGAGGAGAGCCGGCGCAGCGAGGCGGTGCTTCAGATCGGCGCGAACGGCAACCTCGCGGTCGGGCTGATCGCGCGGGCTGCGACGCTGGCCACCACCGAGGCGTTGGACGACAACGCGGGTTTCCTGGAGGAGACTGCGGACCGCCTTCAGCATGACCTCGCCACGCTGAAGGACTGGGCGGATGGCGTGTCGCTGGGGCAGGTGGTCGCCCGCCTGTTGGAACTGGCCCGCGGCGAGGGCAGCATCCCGGAGCTGCGCCGCGCGGAATTGGCCGCGGCCGACCAGGGGCAGGGCCTGCTGACCGAGAACCGGAAACTGGTGGCCCGGCTGAACGGCCTGATCGCCCAGCAGGTGCAGTCGGTGGAAACCACCTCGCGCGCTGCCGCGGCGCGGTCGGCCCAGGCCATCGCCGAAGGACGGTCGGCCCTGCTGGCGAGCGCGCTGGTCAGCCTGCTGGTGGCGGTGTTGGTGGCCTGGCTGTACGTCAACCGCAGCATCATCTCCCGCCTGACGCGGCTGGGCAGCGCGGCGCACGAGATCGCCGCCGGGAACCTGCAGGCCGACATTCCACTCGGCGGCAACGACGAGCTGTCGCAGATGGCCGCGGCCCTGCTGGTCTTCCGCGACACCGCCATCGCGGTGGAGGAGGCCAACGCCCAGGCCATCATCGACAACGCCCAGGCCGGGCTGGCGACCACCGACGCCGACGGGGTGATCGAGTTCGTCAACCCGCTGGCCGCCGCCCTGATCGCCGCGCCGGAGGGTGGGGCGGACGGGCGTCTGGCGGACCGGCTGGAGCCCGCCGGCGCACGGCGCGTGGAGGACTTCTTCCGCGAGGCTCGCGCTGCGCCGGAGGAGGCGGCGCCGTCCCTCTCCATCCTGACCGCCGGGCAACGGCCGAACGGCCGTCCGGTGCCGGTCCAGGTGGGCATCCGCCCCTTCCGGCGGCGCCAGCAGCAGCGCTTCATCGTCACCCTGACGGACATGACGGAGCGGGTGGAGGCGCAACAGCTTCTGGAGCGCACGGTGGCGGAGCGCACCGCTGATCTGCGCACCACCAACGCGCGGCTGGAGCGGTCCATCGCCGAGCACCAGCGCGCCGAGCGCGACCTGCGCGACACCCAGGCGGAGCTGGTGCAGGCCGGCAAGCTGGCGGCGCTCGGCCAGCTCGCCGCCGGGGTGGGGCACGAGCTGAACCAGCCGCTGTCGGCCATCCGCTCCTACGCCCACAACGGGCGCAAGCTGATCGCGCTCGGCCGGGTCGCGGAGGCGGAGGGCAACCTCGGCAAGATCGCCGACCTGACCGCCCGCATGGCCAACATCACCAACCATCTGAAGCGCTTCGCCCGCCGCCCCGACACCCGTCTGGGCGCGGTGGAACTGGCGCCGGTGGTGCAGGGCGCGCTTTCCCTGTTCGGCGACCGGCTGCGCGAGGAGTCCGTGGAGTTGGCGGTGGAGCTGCCGGAGGACAGCGCGCCGCTGCGCGTCCGCGCCGAGGAGGTGCGGCTGGAGCAGGTGCTGGTCAACCTGCTGAGCAACGCGCTGGACGCCGTGGCCCACGCGCCCCGGCGCCGGGTCGCCATCGCCGCGGAGGCGGCGGACGACACCGTCCGCATCACGGTGCGCGACAGCGGCCCCGGCATTCCCGACGCGGTGGCCGGGCAGGTGTTCGACCCCTTCTTCACGACCAAGCCGGTGGGCGCCGGGCTGGGCCTCGGCCTCTCGATCTCCTACAACATCGTGCGGGACTTCGGCGGTGCCCTGTCGGTGGCCGAGAGCGGCCCCGGCGGAACCGCCTTCCTGCTGACCCTGACCCGTGCCTGA
- the aspT gene encoding aspartate-alanine antiporter yields MSWLHSIVNQAPEIALFLSLAGGYWIGKFQFGKFQLGGVAGSLLVAVVISQIGVSVDNGVKAVLFALFIYAVGFESGPKFFQSLGRQSIREIILAAVLAVSGLITVVVMARLTGLDKGLAAGIASGGLTQSAIIGTAGSAIGKLGLPAEEVQRLQGNVAVGYAVTYIFGSFGAILVCVNLLPWIMKRSIRDDAIKAETAMLAGAHFLARGEEYAMPPLVGRLYRIERAAGRTVAQIEADSADGPVSVERVKRNNALIGMQPDLRLEAGDVVLLVGRRSGVVGLADTLGPELQSSQGMDLIMLVRDVAITNPAFVHRTVAEIRKVSSANLYHGVYVTGLKRSDRPLPIAPDTVIEAGDVVTLYGTAEDVQRVAASVGTEVIASDKTDFIYHGLGLALGLLVGLAVIRIGDIPLTLGAGGGALLAGLLFGWYRTRNLAIGNMPTPASTLLRDLGLAGFVAVVGLQSGRQAVSTVIESGLSIFLVGVVVTLVPMIITLFVGRTLLRYDNAAIFAGALAGSRSANPAFGEVLDKAGNSIPTVPFAITYALANVFLTLLGPLVVAFV; encoded by the coding sequence ATGTCATGGCTCCATTCGATCGTCAATCAAGCCCCGGAAATCGCGTTATTTCTTTCCCTGGCAGGCGGCTATTGGATCGGCAAATTTCAATTCGGTAAATTTCAGCTTGGCGGTGTCGCCGGATCCTTGCTGGTCGCCGTGGTGATCAGCCAGATCGGCGTGTCGGTCGACAACGGCGTCAAAGCGGTTCTCTTCGCTTTGTTCATTTACGCGGTCGGCTTCGAAAGCGGACCGAAGTTTTTTCAATCGCTCGGCCGGCAGTCGATCCGCGAAATCATCCTGGCGGCGGTCCTGGCGGTCAGCGGTCTGATCACCGTCGTGGTCATGGCCCGCCTGACCGGGCTCGACAAGGGGCTGGCGGCGGGCATCGCGTCCGGCGGGCTGACCCAGTCGGCCATCATCGGCACGGCCGGCTCGGCCATCGGCAAGCTCGGGCTGCCGGCGGAGGAGGTGCAGCGCCTCCAGGGCAACGTCGCGGTCGGCTACGCCGTCACCTACATCTTCGGGTCGTTCGGCGCCATCCTGGTCTGCGTCAACCTACTGCCCTGGATCATGAAGCGCAGCATCCGCGACGACGCCATCAAGGCGGAAACCGCGATGCTGGCCGGCGCCCATTTCCTGGCGCGCGGCGAGGAATACGCCATGCCGCCCCTGGTCGGGCGCCTCTACCGGATCGAGCGGGCGGCCGGGCGGACGGTGGCGCAGATCGAGGCGGACTCCGCCGACGGTCCGGTCAGCGTGGAGCGGGTGAAGCGCAACAACGCGCTGATCGGGATGCAGCCGGACCTGCGACTGGAGGCCGGGGACGTCGTGCTGCTGGTCGGAAGGCGGTCCGGGGTCGTCGGCCTTGCCGACACGCTCGGCCCGGAGCTTCAGTCCTCGCAGGGCATGGACCTCATCATGCTGGTGCGCGACGTCGCCATCACCAACCCCGCCTTCGTGCACCGCACCGTCGCCGAGATCCGCAAAGTGTCCTCGGCCAACCTGTACCACGGCGTCTATGTGACCGGCCTCAAGCGGAGCGACCGGCCGCTGCCGATCGCCCCCGACACGGTGATCGAGGCCGGCGACGTCGTCACGCTCTACGGCACCGCCGAGGACGTGCAGCGCGTCGCCGCGTCGGTGGGGACGGAGGTCATCGCGAGCGACAAGACCGACTTTATCTACCACGGGCTGGGCTTGGCGCTGGGCCTGCTCGTCGGCCTCGCCGTCATCCGCATCGGCGACATTCCGCTGACGCTGGGCGCCGGCGGCGGCGCCCTGCTGGCCGGTCTGCTGTTCGGCTGGTACCGCACCCGCAACCTCGCCATCGGCAACATGCCGACGCCGGCCTCCACGCTGCTGCGCGACCTGGGCCTGGCCGGCTTCGTCGCCGTGGTCGGCCTGCAATCGGGCCGGCAGGCGGTCAGCACCGTGATCGAGAGCGGGCTGAGCATCTTCCTGGTCGGCGTGGTCGTGACGCTGGTGCCGATGATCATCACCCTGTTCGTCGGGCGCACCCTGCTGCGCTACGACAACGCGGCCATCTTCGCCGGCGCGCTCGCCGGGTCGCGGAGCGCCAACCCCGCCTTCGGCGAGGTGCTCGACAAGGCCGGCAATTCCATCCCGACCGTTCCCTTCGCCATCACCTACGCGCTGGCGAACGTCTTCCTGACCCTGCTGGGGCCGCTGGTGGTGGCCTTCGTGTGA